The Paenibacillus sp. RUD330 genome has a segment encoding these proteins:
- a CDS encoding GerMN domain-containing protein: MNRRMNKTAVLLTAAAIALSLSACGARETAGPGTAASGNAGASEPAAVSPSPSASPSPSPAAAEGSGEGSSAAGGIGAVKESDQVKQEISIYQTDDQLLELKAVKAEISYGSAEEKLAAALEALAGDDREGTISLWKGVEFKKVTLKDGAATADIHIPDESRLGGAGEEFALEAIRKTVFQFDDVQTFDLLVDGQAAETLMGHMELEHPMKKSNP, translated from the coding sequence ATGAACCGACGCATGAACAAGACAGCGGTGCTCTTGACCGCCGCCGCGATCGCACTTAGCCTATCGGCTTGCGGAGCAAGGGAAACGGCTGGACCGGGGACGGCGGCATCCGGCAATGCGGGAGCTTCCGAGCCCGCGGCCGTATCTCCATCGCCTTCCGCCTCTCCTTCTCCATCGCCGGCAGCTGCCGAGGGCAGCGGCGAGGGCTCGAGCGCGGCAGGCGGCATTGGAGCCGTCAAGGAGTCCGATCAGGTGAAGCAGGAAATCTCGATCTATCAGACCGACGATCAGTTGCTGGAGCTGAAGGCCGTCAAGGCCGAAATCAGCTACGGCAGCGCCGAGGAGAAGCTCGCAGCCGCTCTGGAAGCGCTGGCCGGAGACGATCGGGAAGGAACCATCTCCCTTTGGAAGGGAGTGGAGTTCAAGAAGGTGACGCTCAAGGACGGCGCCGCGACAGCCGATATCCATATTCCGGACGAATCCCGTCTCGGAGGAGCCGGCGAGGAATTCGCCCTTGAGGCGATCCGCAAAACCGTATTTCAGTTCGATGATGTTCAGACCTTCGATCTTCTCGTGGACGGTCAGGCTGCCGAAACCCTCATGGGGCATATGGAGCTTGAGCATCCCATGAAGAAGAGCAATCCATAA
- a CDS encoding S-layer homology domain-containing protein, which yields MHRSPSYHIATGMIALSLLAGGPAAAAAAASSASGGTAVSATAPSSFFADVKQGHWAEKSIVKLALQGIIVGENGSFRPAANVSRQEAVVMALRFMGKEKEADLQQAVIFPESFKVNNYYKPYIALAIKLGLLEETAEFKTAESAKGEWGSSPASREWLTKLIVRAAGKTSLAQELASRASAFQDGASIGAGYVGYINAAGSLGMVTGVTPTQFQPAAAVNRAQAATLFSRAQQVAPVAYPGETGGILTAVNGASVSVYTDQGIQTFNLAADSRFYRFDSDASLKSSSELTLYTHVRILGGGMDALYVEQTDPDQQVKTIEGTVSRVVAAQNKIWLWVGDNPVEIQYDSSLAVKKMDGTKLGLADLTVDSQVQVKEDAFRDKPMALEVIVKSAPVSKDGSGTVAAAGNGALSVKTAAGADETWTASPSLAVIGWDGRVLEGGLAGLKAGDAVTYTVKDSVLVSVKVTTAGSASVQGKFSNISDGILTVLAGNSLQSNYLSESVTLVIPGVEQPVLGDLYKDDQLELVLDAGGKVTSIKVTNRSLSTLTGAEILSYSSDQKALTVKGTNGKLAALQLSDKTKFEMNGTTLNLASAAPLLRQGQRVTVGYSGSDAMLVRVVYQYTGSVVLLNTATKTLALSLDDGSSVTLPFDTLGVEWYGRSGTGVADIKNGMRVTALLDASQTKAAALRVNQNVQYKITTVDAAAKALSLQAADGSRTTVSAGSLVLKGTDGSALAFAGFAAGQTVNVTYAGSAPTAVSLVKVTYGKIAAASGDSITLQEYGGSSQTLPLGSGFSIVKGGSAGSSASALAAGDRVEVKKNADGAVVVTVNAGAAKTFWKVDAAAGQLLMRKSGVNDNDYRFAYSASTLITAGGQPVAPESLKDGDSLVLYLFEGKLLEAAKA from the coding sequence ATGCATCGTTCGCCATCCTATCATATCGCTACGGGCATGATCGCCCTCTCCCTCCTGGCAGGAGGACCGGCCGCTGCAGCTGCAGCGGCTTCTTCTGCCTCAGGGGGGACGGCTGTATCTGCAACCGCGCCATCATCGTTTTTTGCCGATGTCAAGCAAGGCCATTGGGCTGAAAAGAGCATCGTCAAGCTTGCTCTGCAGGGAATCATCGTGGGAGAAAACGGCAGCTTCAGGCCTGCGGCCAACGTAAGCCGCCAAGAAGCGGTCGTAATGGCTCTGCGGTTCATGGGCAAGGAAAAGGAAGCCGACCTGCAGCAGGCGGTCATCTTCCCGGAATCGTTCAAGGTGAACAATTACTATAAGCCTTACATAGCGCTGGCCATCAAGCTCGGATTGCTCGAGGAAACGGCCGAGTTCAAGACGGCGGAATCCGCCAAGGGCGAATGGGGAAGCTCGCCCGCATCGCGGGAATGGCTGACGAAGCTGATCGTCCGGGCAGCAGGCAAAACAAGCCTGGCGCAGGAGCTTGCTTCCCGAGCATCCGCTTTCCAGGACGGAGCCTCGATCGGCGCCGGTTATGTCGGCTACATCAATGCAGCAGGCTCGCTCGGCATGGTCACGGGCGTCACGCCGACGCAGTTCCAGCCGGCGGCAGCCGTCAACCGGGCGCAGGCGGCCACGCTGTTCAGCAGGGCGCAGCAGGTCGCTCCGGTCGCTTATCCGGGTGAGACCGGCGGCATCCTCACGGCGGTCAACGGGGCCAGCGTATCGGTGTATACCGACCAGGGAATCCAGACGTTCAATCTGGCGGCGGATTCCCGCTTCTACCGCTTCGATTCGGACGCTTCCCTCAAATCGTCCTCGGAGCTGACGCTGTATACGCATGTCCGCATTCTGGGCGGAGGCATGGACGCCCTCTACGTCGAACAGACGGATCCGGACCAGCAGGTCAAGACGATCGAAGGAACCGTGTCGAGAGTCGTGGCGGCGCAGAACAAGATCTGGCTGTGGGTCGGCGACAATCCGGTCGAAATCCAGTACGATTCGTCTCTCGCCGTCAAAAAAATGGACGGAACGAAGCTCGGACTGGCCGATCTGACGGTGGACAGCCAGGTTCAGGTGAAGGAGGATGCCTTCCGGGACAAGCCGATGGCGCTTGAAGTCATCGTGAAGTCGGCGCCGGTATCGAAGGACGGCTCCGGAACCGTGGCCGCCGCCGGCAACGGCGCGCTGAGCGTCAAGACGGCCGCCGGTGCGGACGAAACATGGACGGCCTCTCCAAGCCTGGCCGTCATCGGCTGGGACGGCAGAGTGCTCGAGGGGGGCCTCGCCGGCTTGAAGGCAGGCGATGCCGTCACCTATACGGTGAAGGACAGCGTGCTTGTATCCGTCAAAGTGACGACGGCGGGAAGCGCATCCGTCCAAGGAAAATTCAGCAACATCAGCGACGGAATCCTGACGGTGCTGGCGGGCAATTCCCTGCAGTCCAACTATTTGTCCGAATCTGTCACTCTGGTCATTCCTGGCGTGGAGCAGCCGGTGCTGGGCGATCTGTACAAGGACGACCAGCTTGAGCTCGTCCTCGATGCCGGAGGCAAGGTGACGAGCATCAAGGTGACGAACCGCTCGCTCAGCACGCTGACGGGAGCGGAGATCCTCAGCTACAGCAGCGATCAGAAGGCATTGACGGTCAAGGGGACCAACGGCAAGCTCGCCGCCTTGCAGCTGTCGGACAAGACCAAGTTCGAGATGAACGGAACGACGCTCAATCTCGCCTCGGCCGCGCCTCTGCTCCGTCAAGGACAGCGGGTTACGGTCGGTTATTCCGGCAGCGACGCCATGCTGGTGCGGGTCGTCTACCAATATACCGGCTCCGTCGTTCTGCTGAATACGGCCACCAAGACGCTGGCCCTGTCGCTGGATGACGGCTCGTCGGTGACGCTACCGTTCGATACGCTCGGAGTCGAGTGGTACGGCCGCAGCGGGACCGGCGTGGCGGATATCAAGAACGGCATGCGGGTGACGGCGCTCCTCGACGCCAGCCAGACCAAGGCAGCTGCGCTGCGCGTCAACCAGAATGTCCAGTACAAAATCACGACGGTCGACGCGGCAGCCAAAGCGCTCTCGCTGCAAGCAGCCGACGGAAGCCGGACGACGGTGTCTGCCGGCAGCCTGGTCCTCAAAGGAACGGATGGAAGCGCCCTGGCGTTCGCCGGCTTCGCCGCGGGACAGACGGTCAACGTCACTTATGCGGGCAGCGCGCCGACAGCCGTCTCGCTCGTCAAGGTGACCTACGGCAAAATCGCCGCTGCCTCGGGCGACTCCATCACGCTGCAGGAATACGGCGGCTCAAGCCAGACGCTTCCGCTCGGAAGCGGCTTCTCCATCGTCAAAGGAGGAAGCGCGGGATCGAGCGCTTCGGCTCTGGCTGCCGGCGACCGGGTTGAAGTGAAGAAGAATGCGGATGGTGCCGTCGTCGTCACGGTCAATGCCGGAGCGGCGAAAACATTCTGGAAGGTGGATGCCGCAGCCGGCCAGCTTCTGATGAGGAAATCGGGTGTCAACGACAACGATTACCGCTTCGCTTATTCAGCGTCCACGCTCATTACGGCGGGCGGCCAGCCGGTTGCTCCCGAGTCTCTCAAGGACGGGGACAGCCTCGTTCTGTATTTGTTCGAAGGCAAGCTGCTAGAGGCTGCCAAAGCCTGA
- the nth gene encoding endonuclease III — MKASDKMRRILDTMAEMFPDAHCELNHANPFELTIAVLLSAQCTDETVNRVTADLFQKYRVPEDYLAVDLEELQQDIRRIGLFRNKAANIQKLCRILLDRYGGEIPERHDQLTELPGVGRKTANVVVSNAFGVPAIAVDTHVERVSKRLGLAKQEDSVLEVEKKLMRKVPREEWTLTHHRFIFFGRYHCKAQQPKCDICPLLDMCKEGQRRMKAACTTTKSAAASNKRAAASNPLSKG, encoded by the coding sequence ATGAAGGCTTCGGATAAGATGCGGCGCATTCTGGACACGATGGCCGAGATGTTCCCGGATGCCCATTGCGAGTTGAACCATGCCAATCCGTTCGAGTTGACGATTGCCGTCCTGCTGTCGGCCCAGTGCACGGACGAGACCGTGAACCGGGTGACGGCGGACTTGTTCCAGAAATACCGCGTGCCCGAGGATTACTTGGCCGTCGACCTGGAGGAGCTGCAGCAGGATATCCGGCGCATCGGGCTGTTCCGCAACAAGGCGGCCAACATCCAGAAGCTGTGCCGGATACTGCTGGACCGCTACGGCGGGGAAATTCCCGAGCGGCATGACCAGCTGACCGAGCTTCCCGGCGTCGGGAGGAAGACGGCCAATGTCGTCGTCTCCAATGCATTCGGCGTTCCCGCCATCGCGGTCGACACTCATGTCGAGCGGGTATCAAAGCGTCTCGGCTTGGCAAAGCAAGAGGATAGCGTCCTTGAGGTCGAGAAGAAGCTGATGCGCAAGGTTCCCCGAGAGGAATGGACGCTTACGCATCATCGGTTCATCTTTTTCGGCCGGTACCATTGCAAGGCGCAGCAGCCCAAATGCGACATCTGCCCGCTGCTCGACATGTGCAAGGAAGGCCAGCGCCGAATGAAAGCTGCCTGCACGACAACGAAATCCGCAGCGGCCTCTAACAAGCGGGCCGCCGCTTCCAACCCCCTGAGCAAAGGATGA
- a CDS encoding dynamin family protein yields MLARAARLGASRFTIALFGAFSAGKSSLANALIGERALPVSPNPTTAAINRILAPTAEQPHGTARVSMKSRDDLLDDLRYSLSLLGEDASASGEEELLRRMGALQPDGIHAAGRPHYSFLKAALAGWPELSPLLGQELRVGEEEYRRYVAEESRSCFVREIELYYSSPLTDQGIVLVDTPGADSVNARHTGVAFNYIKNADAILFVTYYNHAFSQADRQFLMQLGRVKDQFELDKMFFLVNAADLASSEAELKDVLGHVESNLLQHGIRFPRLYPVSSLHGLQGKQSGDNGKLETSGIPAFERSFLSFTRDELGSLAVQAADMEISRSVSVIDSWLAAAEGDAGSRAAELERLQELASKARQLPREARENVPAAELDKELQELFYYIQQRIQYGFGEFYQYAFNPASLQDDGRDLRRAVWTSWLELQRMLQMELSQELLATTLRLESAVNSLIRKRYEESAAKLKDRLPGFMPEPFDSIAFPAPPEPSPWKCDTVEAKWLYGMFRNPRSFFEGEGKKKLRDELEAKLGASIRVWMDAAGQDWKAAYASRLASGLEEAMSALSEAFIRYSDGTRLSLQDNSGLESLREMRGGLDRLQASI; encoded by the coding sequence ATGCTCGCCCGCGCGGCGCGCCTCGGCGCGAGCCGCTTCACGATCGCGCTGTTCGGCGCCTTCAGCGCAGGCAAATCCTCGCTCGCCAACGCCTTGATCGGCGAGCGCGCGCTGCCGGTGTCTCCGAATCCGACGACGGCGGCGATCAACCGCATCCTCGCCCCGACGGCGGAGCAGCCGCATGGAACGGCCCGCGTCTCGATGAAGTCGCGGGATGATCTGCTCGACGACCTGCGCTACTCGCTGTCGCTGCTCGGCGAAGACGCCTCCGCCTCCGGCGAGGAGGAGCTGCTGCGCCGGATGGGAGCCTTGCAGCCGGACGGCATCCACGCCGCCGGCCGGCCGCATTACAGCTTCCTCAAGGCGGCGCTCGCCGGCTGGCCGGAGCTCTCGCCGCTGCTCGGACAGGAGCTGCGCGTAGGCGAGGAAGAGTACAGGCGTTACGTGGCGGAAGAAAGCCGCTCCTGCTTCGTGCGCGAAATCGAGCTTTATTACAGCTCGCCGCTGACCGACCAGGGCATCGTGCTCGTGGACACCCCGGGAGCCGATTCCGTCAACGCCCGCCATACGGGAGTGGCCTTCAACTATATCAAGAATGCGGACGCGATCTTGTTCGTCACCTACTACAATCACGCGTTCTCGCAGGCCGACCGGCAGTTCCTGATGCAGCTTGGAAGGGTGAAGGACCAGTTCGAGCTCGACAAAATGTTCTTCCTCGTCAACGCGGCCGATCTGGCTTCCTCGGAAGCGGAGCTGAAGGACGTGCTTGGCCATGTGGAGAGCAATCTGCTGCAGCACGGCATCCGGTTCCCGCGGCTGTATCCGGTCTCGAGCCTGCATGGCTTGCAGGGCAAGCAGTCCGGGGACAATGGGAAGCTGGAGACATCGGGCATCCCGGCCTTCGAGCGCAGCTTCCTCTCCTTCACGCGCGACGAGCTCGGCTCGCTGGCCGTGCAGGCGGCGGACATGGAGATCAGCCGGTCCGTCTCCGTCATCGACAGCTGGCTCGCCGCTGCCGAAGGCGACGCAGGCAGCCGGGCTGCGGAGCTCGAGCGGCTTCAGGAGCTTGCATCCAAAGCGCGGCAGCTGCCGCGCGAAGCCCGCGAGAACGTGCCGGCCGCAGAGCTGGACAAGGAGCTGCAGGAGCTGTTCTACTACATCCAGCAGCGGATCCAGTACGGTTTCGGCGAGTTCTACCAATACGCCTTCAATCCCGCCAGCCTGCAGGACGACGGCCGGGATTTGCGGCGCGCGGTATGGACCTCGTGGCTGGAGCTGCAGCGGATGCTGCAGATGGAGCTCTCCCAAGAGCTGCTGGCGACGACGCTCCGGCTGGAGAGCGCCGTCAATTCGCTCATCCGCAAACGCTACGAGGAGAGCGCCGCGAAGCTCAAGGACCGTCTTCCCGGCTTCATGCCGGAACCGTTCGATAGCATCGCCTTTCCGGCTCCGCCGGAGCCTTCCCCGTGGAAATGCGATACCGTGGAGGCCAAGTGGCTCTATGGAATGTTCCGCAATCCGCGGAGCTTTTTCGAGGGAGAGGGCAAGAAGAAGCTGCGCGACGAGCTGGAGGCGAAGCTCGGAGCGTCCATCCGCGTATGGATGGATGCCGCCGGCCAAGACTGGAAGGCGGCTTATGCCTCCCGGCTTGCATCCGGCCTTGAAGAGGCCATGTCGGCTTTGTCGGAAGCCTTTATCCGATATTCCGACGGAACGAGGCTGTCGCTCCAGGACAACAGCGGCCTCGAATCGCTGCGCGAGATGCGCGGCGGATTGGATCGGCTGCAGGCTTCGATATAA
- a CDS encoding ABC transporter ATP-binding protein, producing MEVFKNLKPFYWVERKFIFASILCLACATALGLVYPNLLRYLIDDVIQTKNWGVVPALSLTVVAVVSLKGCLNFLSGFFGGRLGNRVAYRMRNASYAKLQELSYPYYDTAKTGDLMSRLTADLEAIRQFVGFGFAQILNTVLMILFGGIMMLSIDWQLTLMTLVTIPLLAFAAIRFEKNIHPAFREMRQALSHLTTAVQENITGVRTVKSFARESHEVEKFSVRSTAYQNNQVGAAAIWARFFPLMELLANIGVVILLVAGGLRVIDGPLTLGELVAFFSMIWYIIGPMWNIGFLINNYTQSKASGERVLELLHSYVHVKSVEDAVVLEKETIKGHVRFENVTFSYADKEPALRDISFDAPPGKVIGLLGGTGSGKSTIIQLLMHAYNVKQGRITVDGFDIRNVDVQSLRSQIATVFQETFLFSASIRDNIAYADKDASMEEIERAAKLSKAHEFIMELPLGYDTLVGERGMGLSGGQKQRIAIARALIRNPHILVLDDATSAVDMETEHEIQAGFKELMQGRTTFIIAHRISSLKDADEILVLDGGRITQRGTHQQLIRQQGPYRDVYNIQYADRPQSGEDEPAVKGGTA from the coding sequence TTGGAGGTTTTCAAGAATCTCAAACCGTTCTACTGGGTCGAGCGAAAGTTCATCTTCGCCTCGATCCTGTGCCTGGCCTGCGCGACGGCGCTCGGCCTGGTGTATCCGAACCTGCTTCGATATCTGATCGACGACGTCATCCAGACGAAGAATTGGGGAGTCGTGCCTGCGCTGTCCCTGACCGTCGTTGCCGTCGTGTCGCTGAAGGGATGCCTCAACTTCCTGAGCGGCTTTTTCGGCGGCAGGCTCGGCAACCGCGTCGCTTACCGGATGCGGAATGCATCCTATGCCAAGCTGCAGGAGCTCAGCTACCCTTATTACGACACGGCCAAGACCGGAGACCTCATGTCCCGCCTGACCGCGGACCTGGAGGCCATCCGCCAGTTCGTCGGCTTCGGCTTCGCCCAGATCCTGAACACGGTGCTCATGATCCTGTTCGGCGGCATCATGATGCTGAGCATCGACTGGCAGCTGACGCTGATGACGCTCGTCACGATTCCGCTGCTCGCCTTCGCGGCGATCCGCTTCGAGAAGAACATCCATCCCGCCTTCCGCGAGATGAGGCAGGCGCTCAGCCATCTGACGACGGCGGTCCAGGAGAACATCACCGGCGTCCGCACGGTGAAATCCTTCGCCAGGGAATCGCATGAGGTGGAGAAATTCTCGGTACGCAGCACCGCCTATCAGAACAACCAGGTCGGAGCCGCGGCTATCTGGGCGCGCTTCTTCCCGCTCATGGAGCTGCTGGCCAATATCGGCGTCGTCATCCTGCTCGTGGCCGGGGGGCTGCGGGTCATCGACGGCCCTCTGACGCTCGGGGAGCTTGTCGCCTTCTTCAGCATGATCTGGTACATCATCGGTCCGATGTGGAACATCGGCTTCCTCATCAACAACTACACGCAGTCCAAGGCTTCCGGGGAGCGCGTGCTCGAACTTCTCCATTCCTACGTCCATGTGAAAAGCGTCGAGGACGCGGTCGTCCTCGAGAAGGAAACGATCAAGGGCCATGTCCGGTTTGAGAACGTCACCTTCTCTTATGCGGACAAGGAGCCTGCCCTGCGGGACATTAGCTTCGACGCCCCTCCGGGCAAGGTGATCGGCCTGCTCGGCGGCACAGGCTCCGGCAAGAGCACGATCATCCAGCTGCTGATGCATGCCTACAACGTCAAGCAGGGCCGGATCACGGTCGACGGCTTCGATATCCGCAACGTCGACGTGCAGAGCCTGCGCAGCCAGATCGCGACCGTCTTCCAGGAAACCTTCCTGTTCTCGGCCTCGATCCGCGACAACATCGCTTATGCCGACAAAGACGCCAGCATGGAGGAGATCGAACGCGCGGCCAAGCTGTCCAAAGCCCATGAATTCATCATGGAGCTGCCGCTCGGCTACGACACGCTCGTCGGCGAGCGCGGCATGGGCCTCTCGGGCGGCCAGAAGCAGCGCATCGCGATCGCCCGGGCCTTGATCCGCAATCCGCATATCCTCGTGCTCGACGACGCTACCAGCGCGGTCGACATGGAGACCGAGCATGAGATCCAGGCCGGCTTCAAGGAGCTGATGCAGGGCCGGACGACGTTCATCATCGCCCACCGCATCAGCTCGCTCAAGGACGCCGACGAGATCCTCGTCCTCGACGGAGGCCGGATCACCCAGCGCGGCACCCACCAGCAGCTGATCCGCCAGCAAGGTCCTTACCGGGACGTCTACAACATCCAGTACGCCGACCGTCCGCAAAGCGGCGAAGACGAACCGGCCGTGAAGGGAGGAACGGCATAA
- a CDS encoding ABC transporter ATP-binding protein translates to MEAAAESQRQRFKYQDDDIIEKPFNWKQIGRLFGYMKPYYRQLIPMVFMMLLGTFTRLAAPAVIILAIDDAIGKNNKNMLLMYGGIMLALYIIQWIANAIRIKYTNIIGQKVIFDLRQQLFEHIQKLSFRFFDKRPAGSVLVRVTNDVNSLQDLFTSGVVNLLMDCIQLVGIVAILLIWNFKLGLAVMITVPLMFVVSTALRKRIRFAWQDVRIKQSRLNSHLNEAIQGMKVTQAYVQEKENYKFFDNMNTVNLNSWNRASALNQTFGPVIEITSAIGTLILFWYGSHLIQAGAITIGVLVGFANYVGNFWDPINRLGQMYSQLLVAMASSERIFEFIDEDPTVKESGRARLLTGIKGDVGFEDIVFEYEKGRPALKGISLQARAGQSIALVGHTGSGKSTIINLLCRFYDPVEGRVTIDGTDIRDVTLESLRTQVGIVLQDTFIFSGTIRDNIRFGRLNATDEEVEMAARAVHAHDFIASLPDGYDTEVQERGSVLSMGQRQLLSFARALLADPSILILDEATASIDTETELKIQEALKTLLAGRTSFIIAHRLSTIRHCDNIIVLDHGRIVEQGDHAQLMQHGGVYRGLIDAQYRFLSA, encoded by the coding sequence ATGGAGGCCGCGGCGGAATCCCAGCGCCAGCGCTTCAAGTACCAGGATGACGACATCATCGAGAAGCCGTTCAACTGGAAGCAGATCGGGCGCCTGTTCGGCTACATGAAGCCGTATTACCGCCAGCTCATCCCGATGGTGTTCATGATGCTGCTCGGCACGTTCACGCGCCTGGCCGCACCCGCCGTCATCATCCTGGCCATCGACGACGCCATCGGCAAAAACAACAAGAACATGCTGCTCATGTACGGCGGCATCATGCTGGCTCTCTACATCATCCAATGGATCGCGAACGCGATCCGGATCAAGTATACGAACATCATCGGACAGAAGGTCATCTTCGATCTTCGGCAGCAGCTGTTCGAGCATATCCAGAAGCTCAGCTTCCGCTTCTTCGACAAGCGCCCGGCCGGCTCCGTGCTCGTGCGCGTCACCAACGACGTCAACTCGCTGCAGGACCTGTTCACGAGCGGAGTCGTCAACCTGCTCATGGACTGCATCCAGCTCGTCGGCATCGTGGCGATCCTGCTCATCTGGAACTTCAAGCTCGGCCTCGCCGTCATGATCACGGTTCCGCTTATGTTCGTCGTCTCGACGGCGCTGCGCAAGCGGATCCGCTTCGCCTGGCAGGACGTCCGGATCAAGCAGTCCCGCCTTAATTCCCATCTCAACGAAGCGATCCAGGGAATGAAGGTGACGCAGGCTTACGTCCAGGAGAAGGAGAACTACAAGTTCTTCGACAATATGAACACGGTCAACCTGAACAGCTGGAACCGCGCGTCGGCGCTCAACCAGACGTTCGGCCCGGTCATCGAGATCACCTCGGCGATCGGCACGCTGATCCTGTTCTGGTACGGCTCCCATCTCATCCAGGCCGGAGCGATCACAATCGGCGTCCTCGTCGGCTTCGCCAACTACGTCGGCAACTTCTGGGATCCCATCAACCGGCTTGGCCAGATGTACTCCCAGCTGCTCGTCGCGATGGCGAGCTCGGAGCGGATCTTCGAGTTCATCGACGAGGATCCGACGGTCAAGGAAAGCGGCCGCGCCCGCCTGCTGACCGGCATCAAGGGCGATGTCGGCTTCGAGGATATTGTCTTTGAATATGAAAAGGGCCGCCCGGCCTTGAAGGGCATCTCGCTGCAGGCTCGCGCCGGCCAGTCGATCGCCCTCGTCGGCCATACGGGCTCAGGCAAAAGCACGATCATCAATCTGCTCTGCCGCTTCTACGATCCAGTGGAGGGCAGGGTGACGATCGACGGCACCGACATCCGCGACGTCACCCTAGAAAGCCTGCGCACTCAAGTCGGCATCGTGCTGCAGGACACGTTCATCTTCTCCGGCACGATCCGCGACAACATCCGCTTCGGGCGGCTGAACGCGACCGACGAGGAAGTGGAGATGGCGGCGCGCGCCGTTCATGCCCATGATTTCATCGCCAGCCTGCCCGACGGCTACGACACCGAGGTCCAGGAGCGCGGCAGCGTGCTGTCGATGGGCCAGCGGCAGCTGCTCAGCTTCGCCCGGGCGCTGCTCGCCGATCCGTCCATCCTCATCCTCGACGAGGCGACGGCGAGCATCGACACGGAGACGGAGCTCAAGATCCAGGAGGCGCTCAAGACGCTTCTGGCCGGCCGCACGAGCTTCATCATCGCCCACCGTCTCTCGACGATCCGCCACTGCGACAATATCATCGTGCTGGATCACGGACGCATCGTCGAGCAGGGCGACCATGCCCAGCTGATGCAGCATGGAGGCGTGTACCGCGGCCTCATCGACGCCCAATACCGATTCCTTTCCGCCTGA
- the purT gene encoding formate-dependent phosphoribosylglycinamide formyltransferase: MSYGSPLTSRARKMLLLGSGELGKEVIIEAQRLGVETVAVDRYADAPAMGVAHRSHVIDMLDPEQLRKLIKLEQPDLIVPEIEAIATSTLVELEQEGFKVVPTARAARLTMDREGIRRLAAETLRLPTAPYRFADSYEEMRDAVLELGLPCVIKPIMSSSGKGQSVCRSEAEIASCWNYAMEGGRAKKKRVIVEGFVHFQSEITLLTVRSVSGTVFCEPIGHVQKDGDYIESWQPHGMSAAQLEQSEHIARQITDALGGWGLYGVELFLTEEGVLFSEVSPRPHDTGMVTMATQDLSEFALHVRAILGFPVPSVRLLSPGASHTLKAARDHRDFTIEGLEDALAVPSTQVRVFGKPDTKKGRRMAVALSTASDAEQARALARSAAEALSLRYND; encoded by the coding sequence ATGTCCTACGGTTCTCCGCTCACTTCGCGGGCTCGCAAAATGCTTCTGCTCGGTTCTGGCGAGCTCGGCAAGGAAGTGATTATCGAAGCGCAGCGTCTGGGAGTCGAGACAGTCGCCGTCGACCGGTACGCAGACGCTCCCGCCATGGGCGTCGCCCATCGCTCCCATGTCATCGATATGCTTGATCCGGAGCAGCTCCGGAAGCTGATCAAGCTGGAGCAGCCCGATCTCATCGTTCCGGAGATCGAAGCGATCGCCACCTCCACTCTGGTCGAGCTGGAGCAGGAGGGCTTCAAGGTCGTTCCGACGGCGCGCGCCGCCCGGCTGACGATGGACCGGGAGGGCATCCGCAGGCTGGCGGCCGAGACGCTGCGCCTGCCGACCGCGCCGTACCGGTTCGCCGATTCCTACGAGGAGATGCGCGACGCCGTGCTGGAGCTCGGACTGCCCTGCGTCATCAAGCCGATCATGAGCTCTTCGGGCAAAGGCCAGAGCGTCTGCCGCTCCGAAGCGGAGATCGCCAGCTGCTGGAATTACGCCATGGAAGGCGGACGCGCCAAGAAGAAACGCGTCATCGTTGAGGGCTTCGTCCATTTCCAATCCGAAATTACGCTGCTCACGGTCCGTTCGGTATCGGGAACCGTCTTCTGCGAGCCGATCGGCCATGTGCAGAAGGACGGCGATTATATCGAATCGTGGCAGCCGCACGGCATGAGCGCCGCCCAGCTGGAGCAGTCGGAGCATATCGCCAGGCAGATCACGGACGCTCTCGGCGGCTGGGGCTTGTACGGAGTCGAGCTGTTCCTGACGGAAGAAGGCGTCCTGTTCAGCGAAGTGTCGCCGCGGCCGCATGATACGGGCATGGTCACGATGGCCACGCAGGACCTGTCCGAATTCGCGCTGCATGTGAGGGCGATTCTCGGCTTCCCGGTTCCTTCTGTCCGTCTGCTGTCCCCGGGAGCGAGCCATACGCTCAAGGCGGCCCGGGACCACCGCGATTTCACGATCGAAGGCCTGGAAGACGCTCTAGCGGTACCTTCGACCCAGGTCCGGGTATTCGGGAAGCCCGACACGAAAAAGGGCCGCCGCATGGCGGTCGCGCTCAGCACCGCCTCGGATGCCGAGCAAGCGAGAGCTCTCGCCAGATCCGCCGCCGAAGCTTTGTCCCTTCGCTACAACGATTGA